The following proteins come from a genomic window of Oligoflexus sp.:
- a CDS encoding winged helix-turn-helix domain-containing protein, protein MSFMQETRDRPRTTMQDGELLVRVRYIAEVVATKCAGYQTGDLIEGQAALEEYSILEANQVRRLGEQWLSRSSRILRFEKIILDQELLLVSYDGQEVELTRKEYLLLKLLLENPQKVFTRDELLDLVWGYECYPVTRTVDNHILHLRQKLGAHLFETVRGVGYRLTSREAIGMG, encoded by the coding sequence ATGAGTTTTATGCAAGAAACCCGCGACCGTCCCCGGACCACCATGCAGGATGGCGAGCTGCTTGTCCGTGTGCGTTACATTGCGGAAGTTGTGGCCACCAAATGCGCAGGCTATCAAACTGGAGATCTGATCGAGGGTCAGGCGGCCCTTGAGGAATACAGTATCCTTGAGGCGAACCAGGTGCGGCGTCTCGGAGAACAGTGGCTGAGCCGGTCGAGCCGTATTCTGCGCTTTGAAAAAATCATCCTGGATCAGGAATTACTGCTGGTATCCTATGATGGGCAGGAGGTGGAGCTGACGCGTAAGGAATATCTTCTTTTGAAGCTGCTCCTCGAAAATCCCCAAAAGGTCTTCACCCGCGATGAGCTTTTGGATCTGGTCTGGGGCTATGAATGCTATCCCGTGACACGGACGGTGGATAATCATATCCTGCATCTCAGACAAAAGCTGGGAGCCCACCTTTTTGAAACTGTGCGCGGCGTGGGCTATCGTTTAACCTCACGTGAGGCTATCGGCATGGGTTAA